Proteins from a single region of Methanoculleus taiwanensis:
- a CDS encoding ABC transporter substrate-binding protein: protein MKATGYAAALAILLALLIAPAAATAVPTTPQEIHDVAGDVLAEEIISFMDAEYCGGRGDHFSRADLADASHNFPEYPRRITDTTGKEITIVRPLNRIVAYNSHWVTPLHQEDKVIGVANSGVRAAVINPYALEKIDIGGGGPNFPDIEKIYECNPDAIITYVTLGPGDDFFVDKMPSSVTVVRMDYLEPSYLRDEILKIGYLLDCQEQAAEYVAWHDRYVDDIKQRAAAIPEDERLKVFIDVGASGGADRRTASEGQYMHAHCTDAGGVNVAADTVAAKTGVVNTEWIAQQNPDAILGLCYAGGYETDDPTALADHHSDITGQQILTFTPAAKNNQVYIVSYRYAYGLQYPAALATIAKWFYPDRFADLDPEAINQEYIDRFHGVDYDVAEHGVFTYPDTR from the coding sequence ATGAAAGCCACCGGATACGCCGCCGCCCTCGCGATCCTCCTGGCCCTTCTGATCGCGCCGGCCGCCGCTACGGCGGTTCCCACGACGCCACAGGAGATCCATGACGTCGCCGGGGACGTCCTCGCGGAGGAGATCATCTCCTTTATGGATGCGGAGTACTGCGGCGGCCGGGGCGACCACTTCAGCCGCGCTGATCTTGCAGACGCGAGCCACAACTTCCCCGAGTATCCCCGCCGGATCACGGATACCACCGGGAAGGAGATCACCATCGTCAGGCCGCTGAACCGGATCGTCGCCTACAACAGCCACTGGGTAACCCCGCTCCATCAGGAAGACAAGGTGATCGGGGTCGCCAACTCGGGTGTCAGAGCGGCGGTGATCAACCCCTACGCCCTCGAGAAGATCGACATCGGGGGCGGCGGCCCGAATTTCCCCGACATTGAAAAGATCTACGAATGCAATCCCGACGCTATCATCACCTACGTCACCCTCGGCCCGGGTGACGACTTCTTCGTCGATAAGATGCCTTCCTCGGTCACGGTCGTCAGGATGGACTACCTCGAGCCCTCCTACCTTCGGGACGAGATCCTGAAGATCGGGTATCTCCTCGACTGCCAGGAGCAGGCTGCCGAGTACGTCGCCTGGCACGACCGCTACGTCGACGATATCAAGCAGCGGGCGGCGGCGATCCCCGAAGACGAGCGGCTGAAGGTCTTCATCGATGTCGGTGCTTCCGGCGGGGCGGACCGGCGGACCGCCTCGGAAGGGCAGTACATGCATGCCCACTGCACCGACGCCGGCGGGGTCAATGTAGCCGCCGATACCGTCGCGGCAAAGACCGGCGTCGTCAACACCGAGTGGATAGCGCAGCAGAACCCGGACGCGATCCTCGGACTGTGCTATGCAGGCGGTTACGAAACCGACGACCCGACAGCGCTTGCCGATCACCATAGCGACATCACCGGTCAGCAGATCCTCACCTTCACCCCGGCGGCGAAGAACAACCAGGTGTATATTGTCTCATACCGCTACGCCTACGGTCTCCAGTACCCGGCGGCTCTTGCGACGATCGCGAAGTGGTTCTATCCTGACCGGTTCGCAGACCTCGATCCGGAGGCGATCAACCAGGAGTATATCGACCGGTTCCACGGCGTCGACTACGACGTCGCCGAGCATGGCGTCTTCACATATCCGGACACGAGGTGA
- the bchH gene encoding magnesium chelatase subunit H codes for MKLACISTVPSPAVVEAIDCLNRDFDLGIVMTMVYPHQIEKEEVDEEALTEALRAAEIVLIDIRGAGRASELAYAALRDGANIVLSMMGPFHRLFEVTRLGSFAGKGREAAEGWPRRADGDAGAPKDRIEVARDAIAASGTDARERLHEDTENYLKTIRYWRYGGRDNYYNLILFLLKRYLGYTALPDAAEPVECPEYGIVHPDLGHFADLDEYFAAAGCRDGRPGIGVMINSGMHLDQNIPQIRAFFEAFPEMNVIPVHSAPEHNLRAIEEFFFRDGAPCVDAVINLKWFRLNGGPLGGDPAQTTRLLRRLNVPVFAPVSLFSQDVEDWERETAGISPVMTIMAVIWPELDGCIEPIPCCGLQTVTVNGVEAKEVLPIPDRLDRICARVGNWIRLKHLANAEKKVAVMIYGYPPGEGNLGRASYLDVFVSVRRMLEAFAGQGYTVELPDRPLHEIFEEKEIVNSGTWFSPEHTLDACSSLDAAEYGAHFRSLDPDVQQDVIECWGPPPGEVMTLGHRFLVPGVNFGNIFVGIQPARPPLDESDVAKAAHDKTKPPHHQYIAYYYWLEHVFGAHVVYHVGTHGLAEFTKGKEIGMSRKCFPDILIGNMPHLYIYSVVNTSESTIAKRRLYGTIISYNSPPFSTSDLYERYVDLETLIDEHEEAVSKAQDLRAERVREKIFGLARELHFSGGSIHEIHEEVYEMKRSIIPMGLHTLGEVYSNEAVKRYVEFILRYDRDGSSSINRILAEAEGLDYDAAIRDKGAYARVLDGIDQKCHAIVGALIDRSDEAALLESGLCGHAADRLRATLAFGLELARDYADNGLELENCLRGMKTEFIEPRLGGDVIRKPEVLPTGLNINQFDPTKIPTQVACERGAEIAENTLAKFREQGEAYPESIGIVLWGFETTNSGGETIGQILRYLGVRVVRRQGSWSPELEVIPLEDLGRPRIDCHLSICGFFRDMFPNITQLLNQAFALVSELPEPPEMNSVRKHSLENLEALRQEIVEGLTDEKHAKKLAYGRIYGPRAGEYGTRTLALLEDAVWKEEKDLAEVYMESMSHLYTDNVHGVKTKGMYQKSIGRVELVSQVRDRHDREIVDLDHYFEYFGGLSKAVETVTGKKPAMMISDTTKEVIKTEDVADVIARGTRTRLLNPKWIDAMLEHDYHGAQQIEERVYNTLGLAATTNAVDNWIWSSIAERFVFDEELLERLKENNKYATAGVMERLFEAESRGYWDATEEEMEKLRCAYLELEGDIEEGL; via the coding sequence GCGATTGACTGCCTGAACCGGGACTTCGATCTCGGTATCGTGATGACCATGGTCTACCCCCACCAGATCGAAAAAGAGGAGGTCGATGAGGAGGCCCTCACGGAGGCTCTCCGGGCTGCGGAGATCGTCCTGATCGATATCCGGGGTGCGGGGAGGGCGAGCGAACTCGCCTACGCCGCCCTGCGGGACGGCGCCAATATCGTCCTCAGCATGATGGGGCCGTTCCACCGGCTCTTCGAGGTGACCCGGCTCGGGAGCTTCGCCGGGAAAGGAAGAGAGGCGGCGGAAGGATGGCCGCGAAGAGCAGACGGCGATGCCGGTGCTCCGAAAGACCGGATCGAGGTCGCCCGCGATGCAATCGCAGCCTCCGGGACGGATGCACGGGAGCGGCTCCACGAGGATACGGAGAACTATCTCAAGACAATCCGCTACTGGCGCTACGGAGGGCGCGACAACTACTATAACCTCATCCTCTTCCTCCTCAAGCGCTACCTCGGCTACACCGCCCTGCCCGATGCGGCGGAACCGGTCGAATGCCCGGAGTACGGGATCGTCCACCCCGATCTCGGGCATTTTGCGGATCTCGACGAGTACTTCGCCGCCGCAGGCTGCAGAGACGGGCGGCCCGGCATCGGTGTTATGATCAACAGCGGTATGCACCTCGACCAGAACATCCCGCAGATTCGGGCGTTCTTCGAGGCGTTCCCGGAGATGAACGTGATCCCGGTGCATTCGGCTCCGGAACATAACCTCCGCGCCATCGAAGAGTTCTTCTTCCGGGACGGAGCGCCGTGCGTGGATGCGGTCATCAACCTCAAGTGGTTCAGGCTCAACGGCGGACCCCTGGGCGGCGACCCGGCCCAGACGACCAGGCTGCTCAGGAGGCTGAACGTGCCGGTCTTTGCACCGGTCTCCCTGTTCTCCCAGGACGTGGAGGACTGGGAGCGGGAGACCGCCGGAATATCGCCGGTGATGACGATCATGGCGGTGATCTGGCCGGAACTCGACGGATGCATCGAGCCCATTCCCTGCTGCGGGCTGCAGACGGTGACCGTAAACGGCGTCGAGGCGAAGGAGGTGCTGCCGATCCCGGACCGGCTCGACCGGATCTGCGCCAGGGTCGGGAACTGGATCCGGCTCAAGCACCTTGCCAATGCCGAGAAAAAGGTCGCCGTGATGATCTACGGCTACCCGCCCGGCGAGGGGAACCTCGGCCGCGCCTCGTACCTCGACGTCTTCGTGAGCGTGCGCAGGATGCTCGAGGCATTTGCCGGACAGGGCTACACCGTCGAGCTGCCGGACCGGCCGCTCCACGAGATCTTCGAGGAGAAGGAGATCGTCAACTCGGGAACGTGGTTCTCGCCGGAACATACCCTGGACGCCTGCTCCTCGCTCGATGCCGCGGAGTACGGGGCGCACTTCAGATCGCTCGACCCTGACGTGCAGCAGGACGTGATCGAGTGCTGGGGGCCGCCGCCCGGCGAAGTGATGACCCTCGGGCATCGCTTCCTGGTACCCGGAGTAAACTTCGGGAATATCTTCGTTGGGATACAACCGGCGCGACCGCCGCTCGACGAGAGCGACGTTGCAAAGGCTGCCCACGACAAGACGAAACCGCCGCACCACCAGTATATCGCCTACTACTACTGGCTCGAGCACGTCTTCGGCGCCCACGTCGTCTACCATGTCGGCACGCACGGTCTTGCGGAGTTCACGAAGGGCAAAGAGATCGGGATGAGCAGAAAGTGCTTCCCGGACATCCTCATCGGGAATATGCCTCATCTCTACATCTACTCGGTCGTGAACACCTCCGAGTCGACGATCGCCAAACGCCGCCTCTACGGCACGATAATCAGTTACAACTCGCCCCCCTTCTCGACCTCGGATCTCTACGAGCGCTACGTCGACCTGGAGACGCTCATCGACGAACACGAGGAGGCGGTGAGCAAGGCTCAGGATCTGCGGGCGGAGCGCGTCCGGGAGAAGATCTTCGGGCTCGCCCGCGAGCTGCACTTCTCGGGCGGCAGCATTCATGAGATCCACGAAGAGGTCTACGAGATGAAGCGGAGCATCATCCCGATGGGGCTGCATACTCTCGGCGAGGTCTACTCAAACGAGGCCGTCAAGCGCTACGTGGAGTTCATCCTCCGCTACGACCGCGACGGCAGCTCCTCGATCAACCGGATCCTTGCGGAGGCCGAAGGCCTGGACTACGACGCCGCGATCAGAGATAAGGGGGCGTATGCACGGGTTCTCGACGGGATCGACCAAAAGTGCCACGCGATCGTCGGCGCCCTCATCGACCGGTCGGACGAGGCCGCCCTTCTGGAGAGCGGCCTTTGTGGGCATGCGGCCGACCGGCTCCGTGCGACGCTCGCCTTCGGGCTCGAACTTGCACGGGATTACGCGGATAACGGGCTCGAGCTCGAAAACTGCCTGCGGGGGATGAAGACCGAGTTCATCGAACCGCGGCTCGGCGGCGACGTCATCAGAAAGCCCGAGGTGCTCCCGACCGGCCTCAACATCAACCAGTTCGACCCGACGAAGATCCCGACACAGGTCGCGTGCGAACGGGGTGCGGAGATCGCGGAGAACACCCTGGCAAAGTTCCGGGAGCAGGGCGAAGCATACCCCGAGAGCATCGGGATCGTCCTCTGGGGATTCGAAACGACGAACTCCGGCGGCGAGACGATCGGGCAGATTCTCCGCTACCTCGGGGTCAGGGTCGTCCGCAGGCAGGGATCCTGGAGCCCGGAGCTTGAGGTGATCCCGCTCGAAGACCTCGGGCGTCCCCGCATCGACTGCCATCTCTCCATCTGCGGGTTCTTCCGGGATATGTTCCCGAACATCACGCAGCTGTTGAACCAGGCGTTCGCGCTCGTCTCCGAACTTCCGGAGCCGCCGGAGATGAACTCCGTCCGCAAGCACTCGCTCGAGAATCTTGAGGCGCTCAGGCAGGAGATCGTCGAGGGGCTGACGGACGAGAAACACGCAAAGAAACTTGCGTACGGGAGGATCTACGGGCCGCGGGCAGGGGAATACGGTACGCGAACGCTCGCACTGCTCGAGGACGCGGTATGGAAGGAGGAGAAGGACCTTGCCGAGGTCTACATGGAGTCGATGAGCCACCTCTACACCGACAACGTTCACGGCGTGAAGACGAAAGGCATGTACCAGAAGAGCATCGGGCGGGTGGAGCTCGTCTCGCAGGTGCGCGACCGGCACGACCGGGAGATCGTCGACCTCGACCACTATTTCGAATATTTCGGCGGGCTTTCGAAGGCGGTCGAAACCGTCACCGGGAAGAAACCGGCGATGATGATCTCCGACACCACCAAAGAGGTGATCAAGACCGAGGATGTCGCCGACGTCATCGCCCGCGGCACCAGGACGCGCCTCCTCAACCCGAAGTGGATCGACGCCATGCTCGAGCACGACTACCACGGCGCCCAGCAGATCGAGGAGCGGGTCTACAACACCCTCGGGCTCGCGGCGACGACGAACGCCGTCGACAACTGGATCTGGTCCTCGATCGCCGAGCGGTTCGTCTTCGACGAGGAGCTGCTCGAACGGCTCAAGGAGAACAATAAATACGCCACTGCAGGCGTCATGGAGCGGCTCTTTGAGGCCGAGAGCAGGGGCTACTGGGACGCGACCGAGGAAGAGATGGAAAAGCTCCGATGTGCGTATCTGGAACTCGAAGGGGATATCGAAGAAGGGCTGTGA